A single genomic interval of Anopheles marshallii chromosome 2, idAnoMarsDA_429_01, whole genome shotgun sequence harbors:
- the LOC128707899 gene encoding protein SERAC1, with the protein MQIEYKKCTKLFSGCGVASLLGVLSYEAYRTYAALSSLVDTRVLDIDRKRPDYIYIKHHIYRQSLRERALDAENQHRLLNIVVQPFEKWWKALKHSVAWRLLRIAQQGDQAERLKAIHQLAQIDHLKDWDFQHLAQLCDHRTAISLARSNCDTRWFLPPRQYGVEKEMREVLVDMKSLLELLSPHKCAAYALEQTFGSSAHIREPDGDEVTYQMSPSRFEYDQLKQSLSALIHLTGLVGPEGQQHCRQIVNSGGLLMLLEAEKLFRGDIDMKLLISRLVGNLSACEGLGYEFYASGWIGILARWKRDVDMRMQVTADLTLENLDQDDPNGFRYAPKVYPLHPRGRQQAKPAVDVVFIHGLLGGVFVTWRQKDLKPQAASLLGKKHKDVHLVSTSSSSTTDNALQPPLDDLSFTRVNWTNTTTDHERKGSAASARWYKSWSAKKSSFEEDAVEAEEGIAPYKDELLTFQEQTTAVPRDPSISDTETKELIEALQQEEPLGSDWTVVYPDVPLKADEDVRVGKPSATADGTACSVSGDRWLQEPLESGQRSFCWPMEWLPKDFPSIRVLGLDYDSSLSQWSATGCPCEKYDGKLQKRAAEFLEKLATSDVGQDRPIIWVGHSMGGLLIKSIMVQALESPNPKVRRLAENSRVVMFLGTPHRGSGVAKLKQHTSALVWPSVEVQELEENSTQLLHLNKTFLRTVDGLGARKPEIITLCEGRPTVLTSFKLAIHVVPESSARIDAGDFYLTSEDHLNLSKPICRQSFLYQRLVGAIQDAMRHNGPDSGKIPAAKVVIAPAHHQQQHIFHGTKKGSSSASALSVLYTQLKQFEQLMNVFI; encoded by the exons ATGCAAATCGAGTACAAAAAGTGTACCAAATTGTTTTCTGGCTGTGGCGTAGCGTCACT GTTGGGAGTATTGAGCTATGAAGCATACCGGACGTACGCAGCCCTTTCCTCGTTGGTCGACACACGTGTGCTAGACATTGATCGGAAGCGACCGGACTACATCTACATCAAGCATCATATTTACCGGCAGTCGCTGCGCGAGCGTGCGCTCGATGCAGAGAATCAGCATCGCCTGCTGAACATCGTCGTACAGCCATTCGAAAAATGGTGGAAAGCGCTGAAGCATTCCGTCGCCTGGAGGTTGCTCCGGATCGCCCAGCAGGGCGATCAAGCCGAGCGGCTAAAGGCCATTCATCAGCTTGCACAGATCGATCATTTAAAAG ATTGGGACTTTCAACATCTGGCCCAGCTGTGTGATCATCGGACAGCGATTTCACTAGCCCGGTCCAACTGTGACACCCGATGGTTCTTGCCACCGCGTCAGTATGGCGTCGAGAAGGAGATGCGCGAGGTGTTGGTAGATATGAAATCACTGCTGGAACTTTTGTCACCGCACAAGTGTGCCGCCTATGCGCTGGAGCAAACGTTCGGCAGCTCTGCACACATTCGCGAACCGGACGGTGATGAGGTGACGTACCAGATGTCTCCGTCCCGGTTCGAGTACGACCAGCTTAAACAGTCGCTCAGTGCACTGATACACCTGACTGGGCTGGTCGGGCCAGAAGGGCAGCAACACTGCCGGCAAATAGTCAATTCCGGTGGATTGCTGATGCTGCTCGAAGCGGAGAAGTTGTTCCGTGGTGATATTGATATGAAGCTGCTCATTAGTCGACTTGTGGGGAACTTGTCTGCGTGCGAAGGTTTGGGTTACGAGTTCTATGCCAGCGGATGGATTGGCATACTGGCACGGTGGAAACGTGATGTGGACATGCGTATGCAGGTAACGGCCGATCTAACGCTAGAAAACCTCGATCAGGACGATCCGAACGGTTTCCGGTACGCGCCGAAAGTTTATCCCTTGCATCCGCGCGGTCGCCAGCAAGCCAAACCAGCCGTCGACGTGGTGTTCATCCACGGATTATTAG GTGGAGTATTTGTCACCTGGCGTCAGAAGGATCTCAAACCGCAGGCTGCCAGTCTACTAGGTAAGAAACATAAAGACGTTCATTTAGTGTCCACATCGTCTTCCTCCACCACCGACAATGCACTGCAACCACCATTGGACGATTTATCATTTACCCGCGTGAATTggacaaacacaaccacggATCACGAACGAAAAGGCTCGGCTGCTTCTGCCCGCTGGTACAAAAGTTGGTCCGCCAAAAAATCCTCCTTTGAGGAAGACGCCGTGGAAGCTGAAG AGGGCATTGCACCGTACAAAGATGAACTGCTTACGTTCCAGGAACAAACCACAGCCGTACCACGGGATCCATCGATCAGCGATACCGAAACCAAAGAGCTAATAGAAGCATTGCAACAAGAAGAACCACTCGGTTCGGACTGGACCGTTGTCTATCCGGATGTGCCACTGAAAGCGGATGAGGATGTCCGGGTAGGCAAGCCTTCGGCAACCGCTGACGGAACGGCATGCAGCGTGTCGGGAGACCGCTGGCTACAGGAACCACTCGAATCCGGCCAACGATCGTTCTGCTGGCCAATGGAGTGGCTCCCGAAAGACTTCCCGAGCATACGCGTGCTGGGGCTCGACTACGATTCCTCCCTCTCGCAGTGGTCCGCGACGGGCTGTCCGTGCGAGAAGTACGACGGCAAGCTGCAGAAGCGTGCGGCGGAATTCCTGGAAAAGCTTGCAACCTCGGACGTTGGTCAAGATCGGCCCATCATCTGGGTCGGCCATTCGATGGGCGGTCTCCTGATCAAGAGCATTATGGTGCAGGCACTGGAGAGCCCCAATCCCAAGGTGCGCCGTCTTGCCGAGAATTCACGCGTCGTCATGTTTCTCGGTACGCCTCATCGGGGCAGTGGTGTGGCCAAGCTGAAGCAGCACACGTCGGCGTTGGTTTGGCCCTCGGTAGAGGTTCAGGAACTCGAAGAAAACTCCACCCAGCTGTTGCATCTAAACAAAACGTTCCTGCGGACGGTCGATGGTTTGGGGGCGCGGAAGCCTGAAATCATCACCCTGTGCGAGGGTCGACCAACCGTACTAACCTCGTTCAAACTCGCCATTCACGTCGTGCCGGAAAGTTCCGCCCGAATTGATGCGGGCGATTTCTATCTCACCAGCGAGGACCACCTGAATCTCAGCAAACCCATTTGCCGGCAATCGTTCCTTTACCAGCGGCTGGTCGGTGCCATCCAGGATGCGATGCGCCATAATGGGCCGGATAGTGGGAAGATACCGGCAGCTAAGGTAGTCATAGCCCCGGCacaccatcagcaacagcacatTTTCCACGGTACCAAAAAGGGTAGCAGTTCAGCATCCGCACTGTCGGTACTGTACACACAGCTGAAACAGTTTGAACAGTTGATGAATGTGTTTATCTAA